From a single Candidatus Thermoplasmatota archaeon genomic region:
- a CDS encoding helix-turn-helix domain-containing protein: PEAVAAAVVGAGVALLGAALALAHRHVSRSNILSNAVRARILEAMRADPGATIQELARVAGVSHTTATYHLGLLEEVDLAVAETVGNRKHWFTNGAVANRALRLRILLGRMGRAREVLSAVESGPARLADVAGALGMSLPGALWHLKRLVDLGLVDRDGDRYRAGTSQR, translated from the coding sequence CCCGGAAGCCGTCGCCGCGGCCGTCGTCGGCGCGGGTGTCGCCCTCCTCGGAGCCGCCCTCGCCCTCGCCCACCGCCACGTGTCGCGCTCGAACATCCTCTCGAACGCGGTGCGGGCGCGCATCCTGGAGGCGATGCGCGCCGACCCGGGCGCCACGATCCAGGAGCTCGCGCGCGTCGCGGGCGTGAGCCACACGACGGCCACGTATCATCTGGGCCTCCTCGAGGAGGTGGACCTCGCCGTCGCCGAAACCGTAGGGAACCGCAAGCACTGGTTCACCAACGGAGCCGTCGCGAACCGCGCGCTGCGCCTCCGGATCCTCCTTGGACGGATGGGTCGCGCGCGCGAGGTCCTCTCGGCCGTCGAGTCCGGTCCGGCCCGCCTCGCGGACGTCGCGGGCGCCCTCGGCATGAGTCTCCCCGGGGCCCTCTGGCACCTCAAGCGGCTCGTGGACCTCGGCCTCGTCGACCGCGACGGGGACAGGTACCGGG